One Vigna unguiculata cultivar IT97K-499-35 chromosome 7, ASM411807v1, whole genome shotgun sequence genomic region harbors:
- the LOC114192291 gene encoding receptor-like serine/threonine-protein kinase At4g25390 — protein sequence MPSRQLSTSPQPSNHRILTPPVTSTASLCSLFFLLCLCFRKRKRTTPSSDSDSTPPHPFSYALLRRATNSFSTRLGHGGFGPVFAGTLAGDPVAVKLMDSASQQGEREFHNELFFASRLRSPSLVPAIGFSSDPKRRRFLLVYHLMHNGNLHDALLRSKTPHLKTWKNRFSIILDIAKGIHYLHSLDPPVIHGDIKPSNILLDNTFSAKLADFGLARLKPHVQVQEFKAKRDEKRRDESESDGRSELETLSVKTEQSFEGNTGSDYVMDWIGKELKKERPTAVEKVSSGSSSGLAEKKKSRKKLEWWETMDDSGVPKKEKRRAAREWWKEEYSEELARKTKKKKKKEKRKKKGVNDDDDGDLEIDNGEVNVYKREKNRSRRSGGSVDSWLSGEVHGGVGWNSYDSGTCSGEIVGKSGGVSSTPSMRGTVFYVAPEHGYNGDVSEKCDVYSFGVLLLVIVSGRRPLQVTGSPISELQRANLVTWARICGRRGKVLEVVDEGVEGLDKEQASLCVTVALACLLKSPTRRPSMKEVLGMLSGELEPPQLARNSFPLNSRNQGR from the coding sequence TTCCACCCCCCCTCACCCCTTCTCCTACGCCCTCCTCCGCCGCGCCACCAACTCCTTCTCCACGCGCCTCGGCCACGGAGGCTTCGGCCCTGTCTTCGCCGGCACCCTTGCCGGCGATCCCGTTGCCGTCAAGCTCATGGACTCTGCCTCCCAGCAGGGAGAGCGCGAGTTCCACAACGAGCTCTTCTTCGCGTCCAGGCTTCGCTCCCCCTCTCTCGTCCCCGCCATCGGCTTCTCCTCCGACCCCAAACGTCGGCGTTTCCTCCTCGTCTACCACCTCATGCACAACGGCAACCTCCACGACGCCCTCTTGCGCTCCAAAACCCCTCACCTAAAGACCTGGAAAAACCGCTTCTCCATTATCCTCGACATCGCCAAAGGCATCCACTACCTCCACTCGCTCGACCCCCCGGTCATCCACGGTGACATCAAACCCTCCAACATTCTCCTCGACAACACCTTCTCTGCAAAACTCGCCGACTTCGGCCTTGCGCGCCTAAAACCCCATGTCCAAGTCCAAGAGTTCAAAGCAAAGCGCGACGAGAAGAGAAGGGACGAGTCCGAGAGCGACGGTAGGTCGGAGTTAGAAACTCTGAGCGTCAAGACGGAGCAATCGTTTGAAGGTAACACCGGGTCGGATTATGTGATGGATTGGATTGGGAAGGAGTTGAAGAAGGAAAGGCCGACGGCGGTGGAGAAGGTTTCTTCTGGGTCGAGCAGTGGTCTAgcggagaagaagaaaagtcgGAAGAAATTGGAGTGGTGGGAGACGATGGATGATAGTGGAGTTCCgaagaaggaaaagagaagggCAGCGAGGGAATGGTGGAAGGAAGAGTATTCAGAAGAGCTTGCGAGGAAgacgaagaaaaagaaaaagaaggagaagagaaagaaaaagggtgttaacgatgatgatgatggtgattTGGAGATAGATAATGGCGAAGTAAATGTTTACAAGAGGGAGAAGAACCGGAGTAGGAGAAGTGGTGGTAGTGTAGATTCTTGGTTGAGTGGGGAAGTACATGGAGGAGTTGGATGGAACAGCTACGATTCAGGGACTTGTAGCGGTGAAATAGTGGGCAAGAGTGGTGGTGTGAGTAGTACTCCGAGTATGAGGGGAACGGTTTTCTACGTGGCTCCTGAGCATGGTTACAATGGGGATGTTTCCGAGAAGTGCGACGTGTACAGTTTCGGGGTTTTGTTGCTTGTTATTGTTTCAGGGAGGAGGCCGCTTCAGGTGACAGGGTCGCCCATATCGGAGCTTCAACGTGCGAATCTGGTGACTTGGGCGAGGATATGTGGTCGGAGGGGGAAGGTTCTAGAAGTGGTGGATGAGGGTGTTGAGGGGTTGGACAAAGAACAGGCAAGTCTGTGCGTGACGGTTGCGCTGGCTTGTTTGCTAAAGTCACCGACCCGTCGACCTTCCATGAAGGAGGTTCTGGGAATGCTAAGTGGGGAGCTGGAGCCTCCGCAGTTGGCGCGCAATAGTTTCCCCCTCAACTCCAGGAACCAAGGTCGGTGA